Genomic DNA from Podospora pseudoanserina strain CBS 124.78 chromosome 4, whole genome shotgun sequence:
ACTCCCAATAGCCAcaatcaacctccccttctgCCTCCCCTCATGACTGGTCAGaatccccccatcccacaGCGGTTTCGTGCTCGGAGTACAACAGATAATCACATCTGACTCCAGCAATTGCTCCTTCAGCAACCTCTCATACTCATTATGCGCCGGCGTCAAAACCGAAAACTGGGTGTTTTCCCAgccttccttctccctgtTTGGACATGTCAAAAACgacttgaggagggaggacaCCGGCGGCGAGAACGACCGGGACAAAATGTTGACCTGGTGGATATGCTGCCCCAGCAAAAGCAAAGAGAGCCGGATATGCCAGTACGCCTGGGCACCAGTCCCAAAAACGGTAATGGTTTTCAAATGGGACGAGGGGTCTCGCTTCGAGATGAGCAGCAGGGAAGCCAACGCGGTGCGAAAGGCCGTCAGAGTAGAGGCGTGGAGGAATCCAAGGGGCGTGCCGTGAGGTGAGAACAACGTTATCGCGCCGGTGGGTTTGATGTTTTCCTTTGGGCGTGCGTCTTCATCCCCTTCGGCAGAAGGGGAGGTCAACGTGACGACTACATCGCATTAGCATAAACCCCCTGACAAGTAGAACCAGGGGCTGGAATACCTTTCATCCCCGTCCCGACAGAGCTAGAACTCGGCATGAACAACGTCGTGGCCCCGGTGGCCTTGCTGTTTATCGACGTCCTCTCCGGCTGGTGGATCTccggggcggcggtggcggcagcATTTTCTTTAGAGGGGACAGTCGTGGCGGTTGAATACTCGTGCAACGCCCCTCTCAAAACCCCCATAAACCTCTGGAGCTCTTCCTTGGTCAAGTTGGAGACCAGCCCCGAGATCTGGTCGTCGGTTAACACGGTGAGAGtcatttctttctctctctctctctctctcggtgTCTGTCGATCAACTGCTATTCTTGGAAACTCAAACCCAACTATTCTGAAACCCCGAGGCTCCCGGCGTCGGTGTGTCCGGAACAAAAGTCTCGCTCGGGAGAAAAGGCTGCAAGTGAACTTGGTCGGTGGAGGGATAGAGCCGGCTCGACCAGGTACAAGCGGAGGTCTTGGCGCCCTTTGACAGAAAGCTTGGCTCTGGCTTCGTTCAATGAAGTTCTCGTAGAGGAGTGGAATCTCTCGATGAATTGTGGTTGAATTTGAGTGTTTTGGCGCAGTATCAGAGCCGATTGGGCAagtgacgatgatgatgatgatgatgatgatatcaaagcaaaaagaaaaaccccaACTGCATAAATGCAataccaccatcctcccGTGCCTTCGTCCTCATGTCAACCACACACAATCCCCACTTCTTCCCGTTCCCGCTTTCCCCACAAGTTGTTTCCGACGTCACCTCCTTGAAAGAAGCTGCTCGTCATCTTCAGTTGGGAAACTAGCAATAATCAGACGGCAGGAGCGGGTGCTACGAGCTcaggctcgggctcgggctcgggctcgggTTCGGGCATGTCAGGGCGTTATTCTGCAAGGGGCATCAGTTATTAGCAACCAGATCGACTTGAAGTTGGTCCCAAGCAGTCAAATCAATAGCAAATTCAAGAGCTCGACGCAAGACGCATGATAACTATCCCATCAACGGATACCAAAAACCATAAAAGCAGCTAAACTGACAAAAAGCAATGCATATAACAATATCAAATGAAGCTACCATCCTAGCAATGCagtccatcccatcccagtGCCAACTCCTTTTCAACTCCCAGTACCAATGAACCaaataaacaaaaaaagaaagaaagaaaaaccaaACATCGCCATGAACGACGCCCCCAGAGACCTAAAAGCAAactaaacaccaccaaacacctcctcaTTTAACactcatctcccccctcccccccctaAAAACAATCTGCGCATGCCTACCCCTGACCACATCCTCCtgcccatccaaccccagtccccccctcccctttgtccccaaccccaaatccCTAATCCTCCCACACCCAATCTCAAACAAACACCCATGCACCTGCAACCCCCGCTCCTCGatcgcctccctcaccgTCACATTCGCCATCAAGACATTGACCCCCGCCTCAACATTCAACTCCGCAATCTTGGTCCCCCTAGCCCTCTCATCCTTTATCGCATCCAGCACCTCCTTATTAGCATacctcaccgccctcaaCGGCGCAAGCCACGTATCCagcacccccccaaccctggAGTCGCCcagggcagcagcggcaccaCCGCAGGAAGTGTGCCCGCATAAAACGACATGCTTGACCTTGAGGTGGGCAACCGCGTATTCGATCACGGCCgaggtgttgatgtcggTTGGggcgatgatgttggctATGTTGCGGTGGACGAAGACGTCGCCGGGTTGGAGGCCTAGGATTGTGGTTTCCGGGCAGCGGGAGTCGGAGCAGCCTAGCCAGACTAGTGGGAGTCTGTTAGTTTGAGGActgtttgggagagggggaaatGGCTTACGGATCTGGGGTGTTTGCCCGTCTGCGAGCTTGGGGAAGAagtgggggttttggtgggaTTTGTACCCGGCCCAGGCGTTGTTGGAGCTGAGGGCGTAGAGGAAGTGGTCGtctgggtggaggggcatgTTAGTTGGCTCTTTTTCAAGGATATGAAAAGGGAATATCGACGAGGTTTCGCTTACCCTCCATCGTTTTATTCGTTGAAGATATATGTAAGTGATGTAAGTAAGTAAGTCGGTGATGTACgaagtaaggtaggtagctcCTGCTGTGCTACTGCTCAGAGAAAGAGACTGGAGAAAACAAGTCGAAACCTAAAAATCAGGAAGGATGGTTCCCAGAATATAAAAGAAGAGTCCAGTTGGCAGCGCGCGATTTTTGTCGTGTAAGTCGGGTCGTCCGGGGATTGTGGTCAGGTACACAAAGTGtatgttgggggggtgggctgaGAGTGAAAGGTCCAAGTCAGGGAAGTCAGGTTCAAGTCAGACGATGGAatgagggggggagggggagggaaagCAAAGGCCTTCCCACCCGGTATTTTTATATGTAGCCAACCGTCAAGTATAACCTTAccacttccccctctccctcgaaTCAGTCCCCCTGCCCCCTAACTCGGATTagcttccttctcttcgtcGGGATGGACCGAACTCAgatcccccttccccctctccccctcccaaaagtcCGTGTGATCGTGTCGCCAGCTTTAGCAGCCGCACCCGCAATTCGAGGTCACAGCTCGCCTGCCTTTCCCCCCCTGGCTCGGTTCATCCCAACCTtgcaaaaggaaaaggggaggggaggatttTCCAAGCAAAGCAATACCCCCAGGTTTCAACCGCATCTGGCGCCAGCTCCCTCCTGCTGACCTTGTTTCCCCCAGTAAAAGCATCCTTCCCAGTGTGACATCGCTCCCTTtcagcttcccctccttctctccgcCAGCGTAGCTCCATCCCACGTTCACCAACAAACCAGCCTTGTAGGTAACCGACCGATCCGGGGATAGAGGATACGCCGCACAGACCAAAAAATGGTTGAGTGCAACCATCCCATGGCCAGACAAGCCTCACTCCGCCATCCCGCGGGGGTTGCAAACAAGTCCCGAGCAGTTCGAACAGACCCCCTCTTGGCACTGTCAAGcttaacctcctcccctccgaaTCTGAAATCGAACATGAAACTCTGCCATGTCCTCCATCATGGGCAaagcacaacaacagcatctcCTTCTTTATCGCcaattccccctcccccgcaaaGTTGAAACATGAAGCTGCAGTCAAAGAGTCTAAGCTATCCATTCCCCAGCCATCAGCTCCTTCATCACACCAAGCATTTCCAAGCTTCCGGGAACAGGACGGGGTAAACTTTGACAGTTTTAGTCGAGGTCTAGAGATATCTACAGCAACTGATTGGACACAACGCGCTGAAACCCTATCCCTATCAACTGTTGGCCGAAGCACAATAAGAGGGCTGGCTGAACCTGCCGTGCAGCCGGACATGTCACGGCAAAAAACAGAATGATGGACGCGGTGAGACACGGAGTTCATCCCGCGGGGGTCAGTTCCATGGAATACTTCTTCCCGGGTCTGTCGATCCTTCACTGGTGTTGCATAACATACACAGCTATCACGGCCAAGTCTTCGAAACACCAAACACTGAGCCAATCCTGCCGCCGAGAGCAGTCGCAGCCGGGACGTTACTAGTACCCAACTCTGTGATCCCCCACATTTGCGGCACCAGGAGCTCATtcaccccccttcaccaccaaggacCCAGCACAGTGAACAGTGTTTAGAAGACTTTCGCATTAAGGGGGGTATCAAGCAATCCATTCGTGTCCCATCCGAAGAAACAATTCATTATCCGCATCTTGGCGGAAGCAAGGCTGTTTATTTCACCCTGATCTGGTTTTGGTAGTCCCGTACGCCATTCGTAAGTGCAACAACGCCCAATCGACCTTTTATGCTTCCTTAAACcttgatggcgttggcaATAGCCTTCTCGCGCTTGGCGATACGCTGCTGGGCCTTATAACCCATgatgccaccaccccacTTCTTGCGGGCATCCTCGTTCTTCTCGAGGTAACCCTCCTTGATGGCGGAGACGAGTTTGGAGAACTCGTTCTTGTCCTCGGAGCGGACCTCGGTAAGGGCGAGGACGGCAGCGGTCTAAATAGCAGTTAGAAAAGAGTTTGGTGAAAAAGaaacgaagaaaaaaacataccttcTTGTGGACGACAGTGCCGAGTCTggccttgcccttgatgatggcatAGGGGACACCCATCTTGCGGcagagggcggggaggaagatgacgagcTCAATGGGGTCGACATCGTTGGGGATGAGGACAAGAGAAGCCTTCTTGTTCTCAATGAGGCCGACGACGTGGTTGAGACCGTACTTGACGGCGTAGGGCTTCTTGGAGacgtcctccttcttcttgccctccttgatggcggtggcctCCTTGAGGAGacgctccttcttctcgacctTGGTCTCAGGGCGGTACTtgttgaggagcttgaaAGCCTGGGCGGCGGTGTTCTTGTCGAGAACCTGCTGGAACTGGGCGATCGCAGGGGGGACCTTCAGGCGGAGGTTGAGGATCTTCTTCTGGCGCTGGAGACGGATGTACTCGGGCCACTTGACCATGCGCGAGAGGTTGCGCTTGGGCTGGATGTCCTGGCCGATACCGAAGTTGCGAGAACGCTTCTCAAGGAGAGGGTTCTAAATGCGTGTCAGCGCGTTCAACAGGTTGCGATCGATCAAGAAGACGGGACTAACCTTGGGGGCCTTCTTGCCAGCCTTTCcctgggggaagggggcgggggcggttCTCTTTCCAGACTTGGGAGGCTATCATTGAGAAGAAGACATCAGCTAATGTTCGACATTGACTGGTGGTCTTCTAGAACTCTAAAGAGCGGACGGGCGAGAGGCGTTCCCAGCCAAACACCACGATCCAGCTCAAGCCATATCATCACCTGCGGTCTTGCGACCAACAGGCGGAAATATCCATGCGACTCGATAAATCGAGCGCAGAATTAATAGCAGTAGCAGGTGCACATCCGAAGATGGCACCGCCATGCCTATATCTCAACCAGCAAATATGCTTACCATTTTGTCGTTGGGCGTTGGCTCTGTACCGGGAGCTTGTCGATGAGAAGAAGTCTGGAGAAAAGAAATTTTGGCGGAGCTTGCAATAGAAAAAGAGGATTGTGGATTGATGAAAAAAAGCTCGGGCCACCAGTAGGGTTCAGTGGGGCAGATTGCTGAGAGCCAGTGCGCCAACCAAGTGTGGGGCAGCTGGTGGAAGATCTAGGCTCACCCCACCCGTAGACTGACCTTGGCATCAAGTTCGGGCCTTTGACTCAAGGTTGGAGTGAGAACTTGTAGTATGAGTTTGATACCCCAAGTTCGACATTTACATATTCAGTTCTTGAAGGACTAGTCACTCAATACTAGAGCACAACACTTTAGGAACCCTTCCAGTTCAACAGAAACCAGACAAAGCCCAGCATGGCGCCATCACTATGTGCCATCTGCAAGACCGAAAGGGCATACATCAAGCGACCCAAGAACCATGCAAAGCTCTGCCGAGAGTGCTTCATCAGAGTCTTCGAGGACGAAatccaccacaccatcacatcATCCAAATTATTCTACCCCGGAGAGAAAGTTGCCATTGGAGCCTCCGGTGGCAAGGATTCGACGGTCTTGGCCTCCGTTCTCAAGACACTCAACGAACGACATGGATACGGACTAGATCTTGTCTTACTGAGCATAGACGAGGGCATCACCGGCTACCGAGATGACTCCCTCCAAACAGTCAAGAACAATGCCGTCCAATACGGCATGCCCCTGACAATAGTCGGATACAAAGAGCTATACGACTGGACCATGGACGAGGTCGTCCAGACCATCGGCAAAAAGGGGAACTGCACTTACTGTGGTGTCTTTCGACGGCAGGCTCTCGACAGGGGCGCAAAGATGTTAGGGATCAAGCATGTTGTCACCGGGCACAATGCAGACGATGTGGCCGAGACGGTCATGATGAACCTGCTGCGCGCGGACCTGTCGCGTCTCTCGCGAAGCACCAGTATTGTGACAGGAGACAACAGGTCTGAGGTGAAGAGAAGCAAGCCACTCAAGTACGCATacgagaaggagattgtGCTGTATGCCTTCCACAAGAAGCTCGAGTACTTCAGCACCGAGTGTATCTACAGTCCCGAGGCCTTCCGTGGAAGCGCCCGGGGTCTCATCAAGCAGCTGGAAAAAGTACGACCAAGCGCCATCCTGGATATTGTACGAAGTGGAGAGGACATGGCAAGATTGGTGCCCGGAGAgtcaccatcatcttgtGGGTGCAAAGGACAGAAAGCGCAAGCACCTGTGGCCGCTGCTGTGGAAGAGGGCATAGGTGGTTGCGGGTCAACGAACGGCCGCACTCCAGGAGGTGAAATGGCCGCCTTGGATAAACAACTCAGGGAGAACGAAGAGTACGCAGAGCTAGAGGTCGACGTCACAAAGACAATACTCAAGCCAAAGCAAGGAGAGAAGGAGACACAAAAGGAACTACCCATCAGAACTGCCAGTGCTCCATCAAAGGGAGGACGACAGGTTCTAGGACAGTGTAAGCGCTGCGGGTACATGTCAAGCCAGGAGATATGTCAAGCGTGCACGCTCCTGGAGGGGCTGAACAAGAACCGGCCCCAGATACAGATTTAACATTTTGTACACCACCATGGTGTCGAAGAGGATCATGAGAATGAGGTCGTTCGCGGTCTATCATATGTGCGCCCTCTTCTTTCGACACCAgtgccttcttcttcttaaCGCCGCCTCCATCCTTGTTGATTAGGAGAAGCGTTTCTCGCCCTAGAAATTGTAAGCATTTTGCGAGAAAGATGATTGTTGAGGAAGCACGTACTCTCCAAGGCTGATTGACTTCGAAGCCTGGCGGGGCTATGGCATTGTCTGTTTGCCCTCGCAAGACTCCTGTAAGTCGTCTGTCGCGGTCCATCACTGCGTTCGTATATTGTTAGTATAGGTTCAAGAGCGGGACCTCTTTGTAGAGAAATATTGCTTCATACTTTGCTGTTGTTAAGAGAAACATGTTAGCTCGAGAACCAAAATCCAGCTAAACAAGGCGAACATACCCTGTCCCAGGTATCAAGGGACCATCTGTGCTTCTTTCCGCCACCGGCGTAGTGTCTGATTCCACTCAGCCCAGCACCAGTCACGCCAAACATCTGTCCCCCCGCCCATCAGCATCTATGATCCTTCCTCATGTTTGGTGGACGCATGAATTCGAGGAGCTCTTACGGCAGTGATGATGACATAGGGAATGAGAGTCTCGAAGGGAACGGGCATCGTGACGGTTGTGCGGCCTGTCAATTGAGTTAGTGATAATGTCGCAGCAAATACAAAACAAGGGAGCATACCCGAAGCCTCTGTCCAATctatgtggtggtggtgtggtgtctgTAACTGCGCAACCTCGAAGCGCAAAGCCCAAGGTCCAGGTCTCTCGTCACGGCGATAGCGGTACTTGGACTGGGGCTCTCCCCAATTCCAATTGGCGAAGCTCTGAGTGGATGATTTTACTTTCTTGCCTCAGGCACCTAACCATTCCCTCGAAAGCTCGGACCACCTCTTCAAGGCTGCCAAGCACCAGACCCACCCTCAAATTCACTGACTAATCAGTCCAAACGCAACCTTGCATTGCAGCAAACCAGGGTGGTCCAACTCCAGTAGCCAGCAACCTGAACACTTTCGCGATCAACCCAGGCAAAACTTCGACTCGCTCCAGAACCACATCCACAACCATTGACAGCCAGCAACTGCCATTTTCACGCGTCTCTACCCCAGAGCGTCTCCATAGAAGCCAAAAATAATCATATCCCTGCCGAATTCCACCTTCCTCCGCGCGTTCAACACCCCAAAGCCTTGACCCACGAATCGAACTCaacttttttgttttttgtttttgcaTGCCTCGCGGCGCGGCGCATATAAAACCGAGATATATTCCCTACGAGATATCCAGTCGGTAGTGATTGTTCCCCCGAACGATGCGCCGGGTGTTATAGCCGCCGAAGATCGGAATCATCACGCAAAAGATCGAGGTGACCTGGCTGGCTGGCATGCGCCGTGGGTGGTGAATACAACCTGGCGGGTGTGGGCTTCACCGAGATATCTTGTCTAGGGGAAGCAGGAGCCTGAGATCAACCGAGGGGGAAAAAATAAGAGACGGGATCATAATGGCCGAGGCTCAGCTCATGCAGGAGCAGCTACAACTGAGCGTCATGCAGTCAGAGCGTGAGGCTGAACTCGCCGCAGATGAGGATGTGATCATGGGGGAGGGTATCAGTGCGGCCGCTTCTCAGAGTCAGATTGACGTCGGGAGTCTGGTGGGTGAGCATTACGAGGATGCGGAGATGGATATGGATGCCGATGGGGAGCCTGACGACGGCGGGGAGGAACACGACGATCACAGCAGTGCCCAACACAGCGACTCGgagcaggaagaggatggggttttcgaggaggatgccgaggaggaagacgataATGAGGTTGTTCCTGCCAGAGGTCGCCAGTCGCGACGAGGGAGCAAGGGGAGGACAACAAGGGATGAAGATgctgaagaggacgaggacgaggaagatgatgagggtgtcGGGGCGGTCAAGATCAAGCCTGGCGAGACAGATGATGAGTCGGATAGTGCTCACTCTGTGGATTCTGCCAGTGTCAGTGACAATGACTCTGATGCTGGTGCCGAAGAGGAATGGGAGCCCGCGAATAATGATgaagcggaggaggatgaggatgagactGACGACGGACACTGCATCTTCTGTAAGCAGAGTGAAGAAAACGATCCGGCAGAAGAGTTTGAGGTGTATTTGGCTTGCACCAGGTGTCAGGACAACGGTTAGTGAACTCCCTGGCCGTGAGTCGTTGTTTGCCATTTACTGACAACCAGTTGTGCAGCTCACCAACAATGTGCCCGTGACAGCAAGGCATTGGATGGCGAAACGAGTAGGTGGTCTACGAATACATCGTGTAGGACCGTGCTGACAACAGCTGCAGGTCCTGAGAGCTGGAAGTGTCCCAAGTGCGCAGACACTGAATCAGAATCCGACGCCCACAACGAAgaagatgtcgagatggaTGGCATCACTGACACCAGTGCTCCTCCATCTGCCCGGCGTGCACATGCGCCAAAACTAGCGAGGGACCTGCTTCCGTCACAAAAGGGCGCTGTCAAGCCGGAATCACACTCTGTCTTCAACCAACTCGTCCTCGACGAGGATCCTATGGACGGATCGCGCGTGCTTAGAAAGCGGAAAACATCATCGATCGAGCCTGACGAGCACGTTATGGCCCTGCGAAAGAGGCGTCGGACAACAACAGAGGAGGCGAGCAACGAGGAAGCCTCAGCCGGCAGGGAAGGATCATCTAGACCAGTGTCCCGATCTTTACGGCTCAAGATTTTACAGAGCTCCGGTCCTGCTTCTGTCACGAAGAAGACACGGAACAGCATCATCGTCAAGATGCGCGTGAATGCGGTGGAACTCGCTCGGATCTCATCTGAAAAGCCCAAGGGCATTAAGAAACGACCTAATAGATCTAATAGGTCGGGGAGATCGGGAAGATCGGCAAGGCGACCATCTAGAAATGACGGGCCTCGCGGTGTTGGGGCGGTCCAAGTCCCAATAGCCACTCCGTTTACTAGCACGAGCTACTCTCAGCCATTTTACTCTTTCTACGATAGGGAGACGGACGAGCTAAAGGGCAAACCATATGGTGGCATCTTGACCGAACCCGAAGCCGACACGTCCAAAACGATGCCGGCACCCGAAGACCGACGTCGCTTCGACGAGGCAAAGCAAAAGGCCGAAGAAGAATGGAGACAGAGGCTGCTGCAGGTGCAAGCCGAGACTGAAGTGCCGAGCAAAAAGTCTAAGAAGGCGTCGGGCCCGGCCAGCCAGATCGAGTGCATCCAGTTTGGAGGCTGGGAGATCGACACGTGGTACGCGGCGCCGTATCCCGAGGAGTACAGCAGGAACCGGATTCTTTACATTTGTCAGTTTTGCCTCAAGTACATGAACTCAGACTATGTCACCTCGAGGCACAAGCTCAAGTGTCCGGCGAAGCACCCTCCTGGGGATGAGATTTACCGGCACGGGTCAATTTCAGTctttgaggttgatggacGCAAGAATCCGGTTTATTGCCAAAACCTCTGCCTGCTCGCCAAGCTGTTTTTGGGATCCAAGACGCTTTATTACGACGTGGAGCCGTTTTTGTTTTATGTCCTCTGCGAGTATGATGATTTGGGGTATCATTTTGTGGGATACTTTTCAAAGGAGAAGCGGGCGAGCAGTCAGAACAATGTTTCTTGCATTCTGACGCTGCCGATTCACCAGCGGAAGGGGTATGGGAATTTGCTGATTGACTTTTCGTATCTTTTGACGAGGGTTGAGCAGAAGACGGGGTCGCCGGAGAAGCCGCTTTCGGAcatggggttggtgtcgtATAGGAATTATTGGAGGTTGATCATGTGCAAGTATTTTGTGCAGcagcgggaggagaaggggttgagcATCAAGAAGATTTCGGATGATACAGGGCTGACGGCGGATGATGTTGTTTCggcgttggaggggttgaggtgttTAGTTAAGGATCCGGTGACGGGGCTTTATGCGTTTAGAGTTGATTTGGGGTTTTGTAGGGAGTATGtggagaagtgggaggggaaggggtatGTGCAGTTGAACGAGAAGGCGCTGACTTGGACGCCGTatgtgatggggaggagcaaTGCGACGAATTTTGAGCTGGGGCCGGCGTTGACGGCTATTgcgccgagggaggaggaggaggaccaccAGGGGCAGAAACCGATTGTTGCTGGGGACGGTTTGGTCAATGGGAGTGGGTCGTTTACTACGCAGTCGGAAGGTGGGGCGGGACAAGATGTcaagccgccgccggttgAAGGTCATGTTCTTGAGTCTACGGAGTCGTCGACGGGGGAGTCGAATGGTTCCGCCGAGGTCAAGCCTGCGGAAGATGCAAAcggggagttggaggatgaaCCGCAAACCGAAGATAACAAGAACTTCCCTGGCTACTACGACGAGAACCCCCAACAGGCCGAAGCCGATGTGGAAGAAGGCCCgcaacaagagcaagaccCCGAACCCAAACAAGATCCTAGCGATTGGATGTCCCAATACATTGGCATTCCTCCCTCTCGATTCGAAGTCGTCCCACCGCTTAACCCCAGACGAACAGACCGTTCTAGAGCTGTGGTCTCCCGGCCCCCGGTTGTCAGGACGGCAAGCAGCGCTgcgaggccaaggccaaaaCGGTCAGGGGGAAGTGCGAGAcgtcctgctgctgctaggCCGAGGGCTAGCTCGAGTGCGAACAATAAGAGGAAGCCGGGTGGTACGGGCAGGGGGCCGGGAAGGTGGCCCAAggggacgaagaagagtgaTTATGGGAATGCGGATAGTGGGCCGGGGTTGCCGCCGGGGTGGATTGCGGAGCGGCagaaggagggtggggagggggtgatggatACAGTGCAGGTGCAGAGTcctggggggaaggggaaagagggGATCGATTTGGTGATGAgtgatgtggtggttgatggggggcggggaaggagagagtgatgggagggggggggct
This window encodes:
- a CDS encoding hypothetical protein (COG:E; EggNog:ENOG503NYYR); protein product: MTLTVLTDDQISGLVSNLTKEELQRFMGVLRGALHEYSTATTVPSKENAAATAAPEIHQPERTSINSKATGATTLFMPSSSSVGTGMKVVTLTSPSAEGDEDARPKENIKPTGAITLFSPHGTPLGFLHASTLTAFRTALASLLLISKRDPSSHLKTITVFGTGAQAYWHIRLSLLLLGQHIHQVNILSRSFSPPVSSLLKSFLTCPNREKEGWENTQFSVLTPAHNEYERLLKEQLLESDVIICCTPSTKPLWDGGILTSHEGRQKGRLIVAIGSYKPDMQEIPQEVIQQALKRHHHGVGGKHHWHWHKHAEEGGVVVVDTLDGALKEAGELIRAGCRPEMLVELGELVMLNDYHEHRHHRHHRDEKENNKQEVGEKGEEQDKDHRKLAKWLAEGNVIYKSVGLGLMDLSVGMEIVRFAGEKGVGSRIEGF
- a CDS encoding hypothetical protein (EggNog:ENOG503P2HN; COG:P), producing the protein MPLHPDDHFLYALSSNNAWAGYKSHQNPHFFPKLADGQTPQILWLGCSDSRCPETTILGLQPGDVFVHRNIANIIAPTDINTSAVIEYAVAHLKVKHVVLCGHTSCGGAAAALGDSRVGGVLDTWLAPLRAVRYANKEVLDAIKDERARGTKIAELNVEAGVNVLMANVTVREAIEERGLQVHGCLFEIGCGRIRDLGLGTKGRGGLGLDGQEDVVRGRHAQIVFRGGRGEMSVK
- the rpl8 gene encoding 60S ribosomal protein L8 (EggNog:ENOG503NUET; COG:J) — protein: MPPKSGKRTAPAPFPQGKAGKKAPKNPLLEKRSRNFGIGQDIQPKRNLSRMVKWPEYIRLQRQKKILNLRLKVPPAIAQFQQVLDKNTAAQAFKLLNKYRPETKVEKKERLLKEATAIKEGKKKEDVSKKPYAVKYGLNHVVGLIENKKASLVLIPNDVDPIELVIFLPALCRKMGVPYAIIKGKARLGTVVHKKTAAVLALTEVRSEDKNEFSKLVSAIKEGYLEKNEDARKKWGGGIMGYKAQQRIAKREKAIANAIKV
- the CTU1 gene encoding cytosolic thiouridylase subunit Ctu1 (BUSCO:EOG09262IZ6; EggNog:ENOG503NVX5; COG:J), with translation MAPSLCAICKTERAYIKRPKNHAKLCRECFIRVFEDEIHHTITSSKLFYPGEKVAIGASGGKDSTVLASVLKTLNERHGYGLDLVLLSIDEGITGYRDDSLQTVKNNAVQYGMPLTIVGYKELYDWTMDEVVQTIGKKGNCTYCGVFRRQALDRGAKMLGIKHVVTGHNADDVAETVMMNLLRADLSRLSRSTSIVTGDNRSEVKRSKPLKYAYEKEIVLYAFHKKLEYFSTECIYSPEAFRGSARGLIKQLEKVRPSAILDIVRSGEDMARLVPGESPSSCGCKGQKAQAPVAAAVEEGIGGCGSTNGRTPGGEMAALDKQLRENEEYAELEVDVTKTILKPKQGEKETQKELPIRTASAPSKGGRQVLGQCKRCGYMSSQEICQACTLLEGLNKNRPQIQI
- a CDS encoding hypothetical protein (COG:S; EggNog:ENOG503P780), translating into MPVPFETLIPYVIITAMFGVTGAGLSGIRHYAGGGKKHRWSLDTWDRRSDGPRQTTYRSLARANRQCHSPARLRSQSALERRETLLLINKDGGGVKKKKALVSKEEGAHMIDRERPHSHDPLRHHGGVQNVKSVSGAGSCSAPPGACTLDISPGLTCTRSAYTVLEPVVLPLMEHWQF
- the SAS3 gene encoding Histone acetyltransferase (EggNog:ENOG503NU4H; COG:B), with protein sequence MAEAQLMQEQLQLSVMQSEREAELAADEDVIMGEGISAAASQSQIDVGSLVGEHYEDAEMDMDADGEPDDGGEEHDDHSSAQHSDSEQEEDGVFEEDAEEEDDNEVVPARGRQSRRGSKGRTTRDEDAEEDEDEEDDEGVGAVKIKPGETDDESDSAHSVDSASVSDNDSDAGAEEEWEPANNDEAEEDEDETDDGHCIFCKQSEENDPAEEFEVYLACTRCQDNAHQQCARDSKALDGETSRWSTNTSCRTVLTTAAGPESWKCPKCADTESESDAHNEEDVEMDGITDTSAPPSARRAHAPKLARDLLPSQKGAVKPESHSVFNQLVLDEDPMDGSRVLRKRKTSSIEPDEHVMALRKRRRTTTEEASNEEASAGREGSSRPVSRSLRLKILQSSGPASVTKKTRNSIIVKMRVNAVELARISSEKPKGIKKRPNRSNRSGRSGRSARRPSRNDGPRGVGAVQVPIATPFTSTSYSQPFYSFYDRETDELKGKPYGGILTEPEADTSKTMPAPEDRRRFDEAKQKAEEEWRQRLLQVQAETEVPSKKSKKASGPASQIECIQFGGWEIDTWYAAPYPEEYSRNRILYICQFCLKYMNSDYVTSRHKLKCPAKHPPGDEIYRHGSISVFEVDGRKNPVYCQNLCLLAKLFLGSKTLYYDVEPFLFYVLCEYDDLGYHFVGYFSKEKRASSQNNVSCILTLPIHQRKGYGNLLIDFSYLLTRVEQKTGSPEKPLSDMGLVSYRNYWRLIMCKYFVQQREEKGLSIKKISDDTGLTADDVVSALEGLRCLVKDPVTGLYAFRVDLGFCREYVEKWEGKGYVQLNEKALTWTPYVMGRSNATNFELGPALTAIAPREEEEDHQGQKPIVAGDGLVNGSGSFTTQSEGGAGQDVKPPPVEGHVLESTESSTGESNGSAEVKPAEDANGELEDEPQTEDNKNFPGYYDENPQQAEADVEEGPQQEQDPEPKQDPSDWMSQYIGIPPSRFEVVPPLNPRRTDRSRAVVSRPPVVRTASSAARPRPKRSGGSARRPAAARPRASSSANNKRKPGGTGRGPGRWPKGTKKSDYGNADSGPGLPPGWIAERQKEGGEGVMDTVQVQSPGGKGKEGIDLVMSDVVVDGGRGRRE